A portion of the Eubacterium maltosivorans genome contains these proteins:
- a CDS encoding ABC transporter ATP-binding protein has translation MKNIVETKQLCKEYDSIYRVKHLSLQVREGEVYGFLGPNGAGKSTTMKMLLGLARPTSGDITVFGKPFTVENRLDILKHTGSLIESPSYYGHLTARENMHILQKLSNVSEKDALEALRIVRLDKQLDKKVSQFSFGMKQRLGIAMAIAGFPRLLILDEPTNGLDPAGIEEIRELIKSLPAKYGITVMISSHLLSEIDQMATTCGIINHGELIFQGSLKSLHAYSSASVAFKTSNPVETGTLLHRMKPKIENDTVLIRGVDDKMTARINRLLIEKGIDVYRIEEHVLSLEDIFLKLTGKGGAL, from the coding sequence ATGAAAAACATTGTTGAAACAAAACAGCTTTGTAAAGAGTATGATTCGATCTATCGTGTTAAGCATTTAAGCCTTCAAGTACGAGAGGGCGAGGTTTACGGCTTTCTTGGGCCAAACGGCGCCGGAAAATCCACGACCATGAAAATGCTTCTGGGCCTGGCACGCCCCACCTCTGGCGATATCACTGTTTTTGGCAAACCCTTCACAGTGGAGAATCGCCTGGATATTTTAAAACATACCGGCTCTCTCATTGAGTCTCCATCCTACTATGGACATCTGACCGCCCGCGAAAACATGCACATTTTACAAAAACTTTCAAATGTTTCTGAAAAGGACGCTCTCGAGGCCCTGCGCATCGTACGGCTTGACAAGCAGCTGGACAAAAAAGTGAGCCAGTTTTCTTTTGGCATGAAGCAGCGCCTTGGCATCGCCATGGCCATCGCAGGCTTCCCAAGACTTCTAATTCTCGACGAGCCTACTAACGGTCTTGACCCTGCAGGGATCGAAGAAATCCGTGAATTGATCAAATCTCTTCCCGCAAAGTACGGTATTACCGTGATGATTTCAAGCCATCTGCTCAGCGAAATTGACCAGATGGCCACCACCTGCGGTATCATTAACCATGGAGAGCTTATATTTCAGGGAAGCTTAAAATCGCTCCACGCCTACAGCAGCGCCAGCGTAGCTTTTAAAACCAGCAATCCAGTCGAAACAGGAACGTTGCTGCACCGGATGAAGCCCAAGATAGAAAACGACACTGTTCTCATCCGCGGCGTTGACGATAAAATGACGGCTAGGATCAACCGATTGCTCATAGAAAAGGGTATTGATGTCTACCGCATTGAAGAGCATGTACTGAGCCTCGAGGATATTTTCCTGAAGCTTACTGGCAAAGGAGGCGCGCTGTAA
- a CDS encoding ABC transporter permease, with amino-acid sequence MTYLKLEFYKLKRRRVFLTTTAILLIQAVWVIAATDQYLSKGRMLDFPWESLLMTFTSMQVIFFPIAAALLSSRICDIEHMGNTLKWLETTSETRSRLYFAKFSASNLLLFMSSLITFGSLIVYGFFVRAFAGLFPVTAFLTALMGTALVNAALISLFQGIAFYFKNQLIVMVAGIVFGFLGIMGSLLPSALRHLVLSCYYLDLSPATMAYPSGEILLTPVPAWPFAIALFLGIILYFAGRYCICKKEF; translated from the coding sequence ATGACCTATTTAAAGCTAGAATTTTACAAGCTGAAGCGCCGACGGGTCTTTCTGACGACCACGGCCATTCTGCTGATCCAGGCTGTCTGGGTCATTGCTGCTACAGACCAGTATCTATCAAAAGGACGAATGCTTGATTTCCCATGGGAATCCCTGCTCATGACCTTTACCTCCATGCAGGTGATTTTCTTCCCCATTGCCGCAGCACTACTCAGCAGCCGGATCTGCGATATTGAGCATATGGGCAATACGCTAAAATGGCTGGAGACAACCTCTGAAACCAGGAGCCGCCTCTACTTTGCCAAATTTTCCGCCAGCAACCTGCTCCTCTTTATGTCCTCGCTCATCACCTTTGGCAGTCTGATTGTCTATGGGTTTTTCGTCAGGGCCTTTGCTGGCCTTTTTCCTGTCACAGCCTTCCTGACGGCTCTGATGGGTACAGCCTTGGTTAACGCGGCTTTGATCAGCCTTTTTCAAGGGATTGCATTTTATTTTAAAAACCAGCTGATTGTGATGGTGGCAGGTATTGTCTTTGGCTTTCTGGGAATCATGGGCAGCCTTCTCCCCTCTGCTTTGAGACATCTGGTTTTATCCTGTTACTATCTAGATTTATCTCCTGCGACCATGGCTTATCCTTCAGGGGAAATCCTGCTGACACCGGTACCAGCCTGGCCCTTTGCCATTGCGCTCTTTCTGGGGATTATCCTTTATTTTGCCGGTCGTTACTGTATCTGCAAAAAAGAGTTTTGA